A DNA window from Burkholderia sp. HI2500 contains the following coding sequences:
- the folP gene encoding dihydropteroate synthase — protein sequence MSDSAVSPFIPAPLRCGRFELTFERPLVMGILNATPDSFSDGGRFLARDDALRQAERMIAEGVDLLDIGGESTRPGAPPVPLDEELARVIPLVEALRPLNVPLSIDTYKPAVMRAALAAGADLINDIWGFRQPGAIDAVRDGNCGLCAMHMLGEPQTMQVGEPDYGDVVTDVRDFLAERAQALRDAGIAPERICVDPGFGFGKAVVDDNYALLAALPDTAPVRPDGRAYPILAGMSRKSMLGAVIGGKPPMERVAASVAAAVCAVERGAAIVRVHDVAATVDALKIWVAVREAARQR from the coding sequence GTGTCCGATTCCGCTGTTTCCCCATTCATTCCCGCGCCACTCCGGTGCGGCCGCTTCGAACTGACGTTCGAACGCCCGCTCGTGATGGGCATCCTCAACGCCACGCCTGATTCGTTCTCCGACGGCGGCCGCTTCCTCGCGCGCGACGATGCGCTGCGCCAGGCCGAGCGGATGATTGCCGAAGGCGTCGACCTTCTCGATATCGGCGGCGAATCGACGCGCCCCGGCGCGCCGCCCGTGCCGCTTGACGAGGAGCTTGCACGCGTGATCCCGCTCGTCGAAGCGCTGCGGCCGCTGAACGTGCCGCTGTCGATCGATACCTACAAGCCGGCCGTGATGCGTGCGGCGCTGGCTGCCGGCGCCGACCTGATCAACGACATCTGGGGGTTCCGCCAGCCGGGCGCGATCGACGCGGTGCGCGACGGCAACTGCGGGCTGTGTGCGATGCACATGCTTGGTGAGCCACAGACGATGCAGGTCGGCGAACCCGATTACGGCGACGTCGTGACCGACGTGCGCGATTTTCTCGCCGAGCGCGCGCAGGCGCTGCGCGATGCGGGGATTGCGCCGGAGCGGATCTGCGTCGATCCCGGCTTCGGATTCGGCAAGGCGGTTGTCGACGACAACTATGCGTTGCTGGCCGCGTTGCCGGACACGGCACCCGTGCGGCCCGACGGCCGCGCGTACCCGATACTCGCGGGCATGTCGCGCAAGTCGATGCTCGGCGCGGTGATCGGCGGCAAGCCGCCGATGGAGCGCGTCGCGGCGAGCGTGGCGGCCGCGGTGTGCGCGGTCGAGCGTGGGGCGGCGATCGTGCGCGTGCACGACGTCGCGGCAACGGTCGACGCGCTGAAAATCTGGGTTGCCGTGCGCGAAGCCGCGCGGCAACGATAA
- the glmM gene encoding phosphoglucosamine mutase codes for MGRRYFGTDGIRGTVGEAPITPDFVLRLGYAAGKVLASSADVAAGSRPTVLIGKDTRVSGYMLEAALEAGFSAAGVDVMLAGPMPTPGVAYLTRALRLSAGVVISASHNPYHDNGIKFFSADGNKLPDDTEAEIEAWLDKPLECASSDGLGKARRLDDAAGRYIEFCKSTFPAAFNLRGLKLVIDCAHGAAYQIAPHVFHELGADVIPIGVAPNGFNINDGVGATAPDALVRAVRANHADLGIALDGDADRLQVVDSTGRLYNGDELLYVLVKDRIATDGKVEGAVGTLMTNLAVEVALQREGVKFVRAAVGDRYVLEQLREHGWQLGAEGSGHILSLDRHSTGDGIVSALLVLAALKRSGKTLAQMLDGVTLFPQKLINVRMKPGADWKGSTSIRAAIDAAEAALAGSGRVLIRASGTEPVLRVMVEAQQAADAVRHAETIADAVRAATT; via the coding sequence ATGGGACGTCGATATTTCGGCACGGACGGCATTCGCGGCACGGTGGGCGAGGCGCCCATCACGCCGGATTTCGTGTTGCGTCTCGGCTACGCAGCCGGCAAGGTACTGGCCAGCTCGGCCGATGTCGCGGCAGGCTCGCGCCCGACCGTGCTGATCGGCAAGGACACGCGCGTGTCGGGCTACATGCTCGAAGCCGCGCTCGAGGCCGGGTTCTCGGCGGCCGGCGTCGACGTGATGCTGGCCGGCCCGATGCCGACGCCGGGCGTCGCGTACCTGACGCGCGCGCTGCGCCTGTCGGCGGGCGTCGTGATCAGTGCATCGCACAACCCCTATCACGACAACGGGATCAAGTTCTTCTCCGCCGACGGCAACAAGCTGCCGGACGACACCGAAGCCGAGATCGAAGCGTGGCTCGACAAGCCGCTCGAGTGCGCATCGTCCGACGGTCTCGGCAAGGCGCGCCGCCTTGACGACGCGGCCGGCCGCTACATCGAGTTCTGCAAGAGCACGTTCCCTGCCGCATTCAACCTGCGCGGGCTGAAGCTCGTGATCGACTGCGCGCACGGCGCCGCGTACCAGATCGCGCCGCACGTGTTCCACGAGCTCGGCGCGGACGTGATCCCGATCGGTGTCGCACCGAACGGCTTCAACATCAACGATGGTGTCGGTGCGACCGCGCCGGACGCGCTGGTGCGCGCGGTGCGTGCGAACCACGCCGATCTCGGGATTGCGCTCGACGGCGATGCGGACCGCCTGCAAGTGGTCGACTCGACCGGTCGCCTGTACAACGGCGACGAGCTGCTCTACGTGCTCGTGAAGGACCGGATCGCGACCGACGGCAAGGTCGAAGGCGCGGTCGGCACGCTGATGACGAACCTCGCGGTCGAAGTCGCGCTGCAGCGTGAGGGCGTGAAGTTCGTCCGCGCGGCGGTCGGCGATCGCTACGTGCTCGAGCAGTTGCGCGAACACGGCTGGCAGCTCGGCGCGGAAGGGTCGGGCCACATCCTGTCGCTCGATCGCCACTCGACCGGCGACGGCATCGTGTCGGCGCTGCTCGTGCTGGCCGCGCTGAAGCGCAGCGGCAAGACCCTCGCGCAGATGCTCGACGGCGTCACGCTGTTCCCGCAGAAGCTGATCAACGTGCGGATGAAGCCGGGTGCCGACTGGAAGGGCAGCACGTCGATTCGCGCCGCGATCGACGCAGCCGAAGCCGCGCTCGCCGGCAGCGGCCGCGTGCTGATCCGCGCATCGGGCACGGAGCCCGTGCTGCGCGTGATGGTCGAGGCGCAGCAGGCCGCCGACGCGGTGCGCCATGCGGAGACGATCGCCGACGCGGTGCGCGCGGCGACGACCTGA
- the pstS gene encoding phosphate ABC transporter substrate-binding protein PstS, whose amino-acid sequence MKLMQTAIAGLAGALFAVAAHAADITGAGSTFAMPIYTKWAADYQQTGGAKVNYQGIGSSGGLKQIVAKTVDFAGSDAPLKDDELAKEGLFQFPTVVGGVVPVINVPGVKPGELTLSGPVLGDIYLGKIKKWNDPAIAALNPKVKLPDTDIAVVRRADGSGTSFIWTNYLSKVNDEWKSKVGEGTTVNWPTGTGGKGNDGVAAFVQRLPGAVGYVEWAYAKKNNMVYTALKNSTGTVVEPKTETFKAAAAGANWSKSFYQILTNQPGKEAWPVVGATFVLLHAKQDKPEQGVETLKFFSWAFKNGEKAADSLDYISLPPAVEAEIRKQWKVKVTDASGKPVAAE is encoded by the coding sequence ATGAAATTGATGCAAACCGCGATTGCCGGCCTGGCTGGCGCGCTTTTCGCCGTCGCCGCCCACGCTGCCGACATCACGGGCGCAGGCAGCACGTTCGCGATGCCGATCTATACGAAATGGGCTGCTGACTACCAGCAGACCGGCGGCGCGAAGGTCAACTACCAAGGTATCGGCTCGTCGGGCGGCCTGAAGCAGATCGTCGCGAAGACGGTCGATTTTGCCGGTTCGGACGCTCCGCTGAAGGATGACGAGCTCGCGAAGGAAGGCCTGTTCCAGTTCCCGACGGTGGTCGGCGGCGTGGTGCCGGTCATCAACGTGCCGGGCGTGAAGCCGGGCGAACTGACGCTGTCGGGCCCGGTGCTCGGCGACATCTACCTCGGCAAGATCAAGAAGTGGAACGACCCGGCGATCGCCGCGCTGAACCCGAAGGTCAAGCTGCCGGACACGGACATCGCCGTGGTTCGCCGCGCTGACGGCTCGGGCACGAGCTTCATCTGGACGAACTACCTGTCGAAGGTCAACGACGAGTGGAAGTCGAAGGTCGGCGAAGGCACGACGGTCAACTGGCCGACGGGCACGGGCGGCAAGGGCAACGACGGCGTCGCAGCGTTCGTGCAGCGCCTGCCGGGCGCAGTCGGCTACGTCGAATGGGCGTACGCGAAGAAGAACAACATGGTCTACACGGCCCTGAAGAACTCGACGGGCACGGTGGTCGAGCCGAAGACGGAAACGTTCAAGGCCGCTGCTGCCGGCGCGAACTGGTCGAAGTCGTTCTACCAGATCCTGACGAACCAGCCGGGCAAGGAAGCATGGCCGGTCGTCGGCGCGACGTTCGTGCTGCTGCACGCGAAGCAAGACAAGCCGGAGCAGGGCGTGGAAACGCTGAAGTTCTTCAGCTGGGCGTTCAAGAACGGCGAGAAGGCTGCTGACAGCCTCGACTACATCTCGCTGCCGCCGGCAGTCGAAGCGGAAATCCGCAAGCAGTGGAAGGTCAAGGTGACGGACGCTTCGGGCAAGCCGGTCGCCGCCGAGTAA
- the pstC gene encoding phosphate ABC transporter permease PstC, whose product MSDISYTSSRSADVAQQRAPSRLGDVVFGGLARLAAIVTLLLLGGIIVSLIIASMPTIQKFGIGFLWQSEWDPNSDIYGALVPIYGTIVTSVIALVIAVPVSFGIALFLTELSPVWLRRPLGIAIELLAAIPSIVYGMWGLLVFAPIFAEYFQKPIGRLFKDVWVLGPLTAGPPIGIGILAAGVILAIMIIPYIASVMRDVFEVTPVLLKESAYGIGCTTWEVMWKVVLPYTKTGVIGGVMLGLGRALGETMAVTFVIGNTNLLDSVSLFAPGNSITSALANEFAEAQPGLHTSALMELGLILFVITFIVLTISKLLLLRLEKGEGKK is encoded by the coding sequence ATGTCTGATATTTCCTATACGTCCTCACGGTCCGCCGACGTTGCGCAGCAACGCGCGCCGAGCCGCCTCGGGGATGTCGTATTCGGCGGTCTCGCACGGCTTGCCGCCATCGTGACCCTGCTGCTGCTCGGCGGGATCATCGTTTCCCTGATCATCGCGTCGATGCCGACCATCCAGAAGTTCGGCATCGGCTTCCTGTGGCAATCCGAGTGGGATCCCAACTCGGACATCTACGGCGCGCTCGTGCCGATCTACGGCACGATCGTGACGTCGGTCATCGCGCTCGTCATCGCGGTGCCGGTCAGCTTCGGCATTGCGCTGTTCCTCACCGAGCTGTCGCCCGTGTGGCTGCGCCGCCCGCTCGGCATCGCGATCGAGCTGCTCGCCGCGATTCCGTCGATCGTGTACGGCATGTGGGGCCTGCTCGTGTTCGCGCCGATCTTCGCGGAATATTTCCAGAAGCCGATCGGCCGCCTGTTCAAGGACGTGTGGGTGCTCGGCCCGCTGACCGCCGGCCCGCCGATCGGTATCGGCATCCTGGCCGCCGGCGTGATCCTCGCGATCATGATCATCCCGTACATCGCATCGGTGATGCGTGACGTGTTCGAGGTCACGCCCGTGCTGCTGAAGGAGTCGGCGTACGGGATCGGCTGCACGACCTGGGAAGTGATGTGGAAGGTCGTGCTGCCCTACACGAAGACCGGCGTGATCGGCGGCGTGATGCTCGGCCTCGGCCGCGCGCTCGGCGAGACGATGGCCGTGACCTTCGTGATCGGCAACACGAACCTGCTCGACAGCGTGTCGCTGTTCGCGCCGGGCAACAGCATTACGTCGGCACTCGCGAACGAATTCGCGGAAGCGCAGCCGGGCCTGCATACGTCCGCGCTGATGGAGCTGGGCCTGATCCTGTTCGTGATCACGTTCATCGTGCTGACCATCTCCAAACTGCTGCTGCTTCGTCTCGAGAAGGGAGAGGGCAAGAAATGA
- the pstA gene encoding phosphate ABC transporter permease PstA — MSEPIMNFPGPDGAVLDAMRNRLQRKRKAINAIALAASLGAMAFGLLWLVWILYTTVHLGVGGLSLQLFTESTPAPNTEGGGLANAIVGSLLLCGFGTLVGTPIGILAGVYLAEYGQKNLLASTIRFINDILLSAPSIVIGLFVYAIVVAKSGRFSGWAGVIALALLQIPIVIRTTENMLKLVPNALREAAFALGTPKWRMVLKITLRASVGGIITGVLLAVARIAGETAPLLFTALSNQFFSVDMSQPMANLPVTIYKFAMSPFAEWQSLAWAGVFLITLGVLGLNILARSIFSKK; from the coding sequence ATGAGCGAGCCCATCATGAATTTCCCGGGTCCGGACGGCGCCGTGCTCGACGCGATGCGCAACCGCCTGCAGCGCAAGCGCAAGGCCATCAACGCGATCGCGCTCGCCGCGTCGCTCGGTGCGATGGCATTCGGCCTCTTGTGGCTCGTGTGGATTCTCTACACGACGGTGCATCTCGGCGTCGGCGGCCTGTCGCTGCAACTGTTCACGGAATCGACGCCGGCCCCGAACACGGAAGGCGGCGGTCTAGCGAACGCGATCGTCGGCAGCTTGCTGCTGTGCGGTTTCGGCACGCTGGTCGGCACGCCGATCGGCATCCTGGCGGGCGTCTATCTCGCCGAATACGGCCAGAAGAACCTGCTGGCGAGCACGATCCGCTTCATCAACGACATCCTGCTGTCCGCGCCGTCGATCGTCATCGGCCTGTTCGTGTACGCGATCGTCGTTGCAAAGTCGGGGCGCTTCTCAGGCTGGGCCGGCGTGATCGCGCTCGCGCTGCTGCAGATTCCGATCGTGATCCGCACGACCGAGAACATGCTGAAGCTCGTGCCGAACGCACTGCGCGAAGCGGCCTTCGCACTGGGCACGCCGAAGTGGCGCATGGTGCTGAAGATCACGCTGCGCGCGTCGGTCGGCGGGATCATCACGGGCGTGCTGCTCGCCGTCGCGCGGATCGCCGGCGAAACGGCGCCGCTGCTGTTCACCGCGCTGTCGAACCAGTTCTTCTCGGTCGACATGAGCCAGCCGATGGCGAACCTGCCCGTCACGATCTACAAGTTCGCGATGAGCCCGTTCGCGGAATGGCAGTCGCTCGCATGGGCGGGCGTGTTCCTGATCACGCTCGGGGTGCTTGGACTCAACATCCTGGCGCGCTCGATCTTCTCGAAAAAGTAA
- the pstB gene encoding phosphate ABC transporter ATP-binding protein PstB, whose product MNMAESHLNPVERTAAPAGTHDAAHGRPLEPLNAKIEVNNLNFFYNKFHALKNINLSIPEGKVTAFIGPSGCGKSTLLRTFNKMFALYPEQRAEGEILMDGENLLTTKRDISLLRARIGMVFQKPTPFPMSIYDNIAFGVKMFEKLTRSEMDDRVEWALTKAALWNEVKDKLSQSGYGLSGGQQQRLCIARGIAIRPEVLLLDEPCSALDPISTGRIEELIAELKSDYTVVIVTHNMQQAARCSDFTAYMYLGELIEFGETEKIFIKPVRKETEDYITGRFG is encoded by the coding sequence ATGAATATGGCAGAAAGCCACCTGAATCCCGTCGAGCGCACCGCTGCGCCCGCCGGCACGCACGACGCGGCGCACGGCCGTCCGCTCGAGCCGCTGAACGCGAAGATCGAGGTCAACAACCTCAACTTCTTCTACAACAAGTTCCACGCGCTGAAGAACATCAACCTGAGCATTCCCGAAGGGAAGGTGACGGCGTTCATCGGCCCGTCGGGCTGCGGCAAGTCGACGCTGCTGCGCACGTTCAACAAGATGTTCGCGCTCTATCCGGAGCAGCGCGCCGAAGGCGAAATCCTGATGGACGGCGAGAACCTGCTGACGACGAAGCGCGACATCTCGCTGCTGCGCGCGCGGATCGGCATGGTGTTCCAGAAGCCGACCCCGTTCCCGATGTCGATCTACGACAACATCGCGTTCGGCGTGAAGATGTTCGAAAAGCTCACGCGCTCGGAGATGGACGATCGCGTCGAGTGGGCGCTCACGAAGGCCGCGCTGTGGAACGAAGTGAAGGACAAGCTGAGCCAGAGCGGCTACGGCCTCTCGGGCGGCCAGCAGCAGCGTCTGTGCATCGCGCGCGGCATCGCGATCCGTCCGGAAGTGCTGCTGCTCGACGAACCGTGCTCGGCGCTCGACCCGATCTCGACGGGCCGCATCGAGGAGCTGATCGCGGAGCTCAAGAGCGACTACACGGTCGTGATCGTCACGCACAACATGCAGCAGGCCGCACGCTGCTCGGATTTCACGGCCTACATGTACCTGGGCGAGCTGATCGAATTCGGCGAGACCGAAAAGATCTTCATCAAGCCGGTGCGCAAGGAAACGGAAGACTACATCACCGGCCGCTTCGGCTGA
- the phoU gene encoding phosphate signaling complex protein PhoU codes for MSDKHLSSQFDADLNAVSSKVLEMGGLVESQIVGAMHALNEFDRDAAEKVIANEEVLNTMEVDIDQECGNIIARRQPAARDLRLLMSISKTITNLERAGDEAEKIAKRVRRLVDEPAARTVNIAEIKVSGEMAVTILRRALDAFARLDTVAAAQIVKDDKEIDQEFRAFVRKLVSYMQEDPRTISVGLEYLFIAKAIERIGDHAKNIAEFIIYIVKGTDVRHQPRDTLDREANS; via the coding sequence ATGTCGGATAAACATCTGTCGAGCCAGTTCGACGCCGATCTCAACGCGGTGTCGTCGAAAGTGCTGGAAATGGGCGGGCTCGTCGAGTCGCAGATCGTCGGCGCGATGCACGCGCTGAACGAATTCGATCGCGATGCGGCCGAGAAGGTGATCGCGAACGAAGAAGTCCTGAACACGATGGAAGTCGACATCGACCAGGAGTGCGGCAACATCATCGCGCGGAGGCAGCCTGCCGCGCGTGACCTGCGCCTTTTGATGTCGATTTCGAAAACGATTACGAACCTCGAGCGCGCAGGCGACGAGGCCGAGAAGATCGCGAAGCGCGTGCGCCGCCTGGTCGACGAGCCGGCCGCGCGCACGGTCAACATCGCCGAGATCAAGGTGTCGGGCGAGATGGCCGTGACGATCCTGCGCCGCGCGCTCGACGCGTTTGCGCGTCTCGACACGGTGGCCGCCGCGCAGATCGTCAAGGACGACAAGGAAATCGACCAGGAATTCCGCGCGTTCGTGCGCAAGCTCGTGTCGTACATGCAGGAAGATCCGCGCACGATCTCGGTGGGCCTCGAGTACCTGTTCATCGCGAAGGCGATCGAGCGGATCGGCGACCACGCGAAGAACATCGCCGAATTCATCATCTACATCGTGAAGGGCACCGACGTGCGGCACCAGCCGCGCGACACGCTCGATCGCGAAGCCAACAGTTAA
- the phoB gene encoding phosphate regulon transcriptional regulator PhoB: MPSNILVVEDEPAISELISVNLQHAGHCPIRAYNAEQAQNLISDVLPDLVLLDWMLPGKSGIAFARDLRNNERTKHIPIIMLTARGDEQDKVLGLEIGADDYVTKPFSPKELMARIKAVLRRRAPQLTEDVVSINGLRLDPATHRVAAHAEGSEIKLDLGPTEFRLLHFFMTHPERVHSRTQLLDQVWGDHVFVEERTVDVHIKRLRAALKPAGCDAMIETVRGSGYRLAKHA, encoded by the coding sequence ATGCCCAGCAACATTCTCGTCGTTGAAGATGAGCCCGCGATTTCCGAACTGATCTCGGTGAATCTCCAGCACGCCGGTCACTGCCCGATTCGGGCGTACAACGCCGAACAGGCGCAGAACCTGATCAGCGACGTGCTGCCCGATCTCGTGCTGCTCGACTGGATGCTGCCGGGCAAGTCCGGCATTGCGTTCGCGCGCGACCTGCGCAACAACGAACGGACCAAGCACATCCCGATCATCATGCTGACTGCACGTGGCGATGAGCAGGACAAGGTGCTCGGCCTCGAAATCGGCGCGGACGACTACGTGACGAAGCCGTTCTCGCCGAAGGAGCTGATGGCGCGGATCAAGGCCGTGCTGCGCCGTCGCGCGCCGCAGCTGACCGAGGACGTCGTGTCGATCAACGGGCTGCGCCTCGACCCGGCCACGCATCGCGTCGCCGCGCATGCGGAAGGCAGCGAGATCAAGCTCGATCTCGGCCCGACGGAGTTCCGCCTGCTGCATTTCTTCATGACGCATCCGGAGCGCGTGCACAGCCGCACGCAACTGCTCGACCAGGTGTGGGGCGACCATGTATTCGTCGAGGAGCGCACCGTCGACGTGCACATCAAACGATTGCGCGCGGCCTTGAAACCGGCCGGCTGCGATGCGATGATCGAGACCGTGCGCGGCAGCGGCTACCGGCTCGCCAAGCACGCGTAA
- the phoR gene encoding phosphate regulon sensor histidine kinase PhoR, protein MNIIWARFLVSLVLLVLIGVLVGVFAGPTAGLVFVVVMLVAQGFFSTFHTQRLWRLLDAPVYGEVPSAPGIWGEIYYRLHKLAKQWHAQVRQVEQQHSRFIQAIQASPNGVAMLDDHDQIEWCNAIAEVHFGLDAKRDLRQHITNLVRHPEFVRYLNAQHYEETLVMRGMGDSRQNVLEVQVFPYGENRKLLLTQDITELERTDAMRRDFVANVSHELKTPLTVLSGFLETMRELPLNEEDRARYLDMMEQQASRMRHIVTDLLVLAKLEGESKPPLDRAIDMRAVFDHLKEDAQTLSNGHHDIAFSIDETLGVTGAQTELFSAFANLVTNAIRYTPEGGKIVVTWRREGAQGVFSVTDSGFGIPAADLPRLTERFYRVDRSRSRDTGGTGLGLAIVKHVLQRHDAHLYVQSEEGRGSTFTARFPGSRIIAIRPAAYEA, encoded by the coding sequence ATGAACATCATCTGGGCGCGCTTTCTGGTGTCGCTCGTGCTGCTCGTGCTGATCGGCGTATTGGTCGGCGTCTTCGCCGGCCCGACCGCGGGCCTCGTGTTCGTGGTCGTGATGCTGGTCGCGCAGGGCTTTTTCAGCACCTTTCATACGCAGCGTCTGTGGCGACTGCTCGATGCACCCGTCTATGGCGAGGTGCCGAGCGCGCCGGGCATCTGGGGCGAGATCTACTATCGTCTGCACAAGCTCGCGAAGCAGTGGCATGCGCAGGTGCGGCAGGTCGAGCAGCAGCATTCGCGCTTCATCCAGGCGATCCAGGCGTCGCCGAACGGTGTCGCGATGCTCGACGATCACGACCAGATCGAGTGGTGCAACGCGATCGCCGAGGTCCATTTCGGCCTCGACGCGAAGCGCGACCTGCGCCAGCACATCACCAACCTGGTGCGCCATCCCGAGTTCGTCCGCTATCTGAACGCGCAGCATTACGAGGAGACGCTCGTGATGCGCGGCATGGGCGATTCGCGGCAGAACGTGCTGGAAGTGCAGGTGTTTCCGTACGGCGAGAATCGCAAGCTGCTGCTCACGCAGGACATCACCGAGCTCGAGCGGACCGACGCGATGCGGCGCGACTTCGTCGCGAACGTGTCGCACGAGCTGAAGACGCCGCTCACCGTGCTGTCGGGGTTCCTCGAGACGATGCGCGAGCTGCCGCTGAACGAGGAAGATCGCGCGCGCTATCTCGACATGATGGAGCAGCAGGCCTCGCGGATGCGGCACATCGTGACTGACCTGCTGGTGCTCGCGAAGCTGGAAGGCGAGAGCAAGCCGCCGCTCGATCGCGCGATCGACATGCGGGCCGTGTTCGACCATCTGAAGGAGGACGCGCAGACGCTGTCGAACGGGCATCACGACATCGCGTTCTCGATCGACGAGACGCTCGGCGTCACCGGCGCGCAGACGGAGCTGTTCAGCGCGTTCGCGAACCTCGTCACGAACGCGATTCGCTATACGCCGGAAGGCGGCAAGATCGTCGTGACGTGGCGGCGCGAGGGCGCGCAGGGCGTGTTTTCCGTCACGGACAGCGGCTTCGGGATTCCGGCCGCCGACCTGCCGCGGCTCACCGAGCGCTTCTACCGCGTCGACCGCAGCCGTTCGCGCGACACCGGCGGCACGGGGCTCGGCCTTGCGATCGTCAAGCACGTGCTGCAGCGGCATGACGCGCACCTGTACGTGCAGAGCGAGGAAGGGCGCGGCAGCACGTTCACCGCGCGCTTCCCGGGCTCGCGCATCATCGCGATCCGGCCGGCCGCTTACGAGGCATGA